TATTAGGGCGACATAGTCGCCCCTAAAAGTTGAAATTTCGCcacaaaaatttaaaaattttgaaatattttttcgatatgtcgcccctaatactcaattagtcgcccctaataattaagtattaggggcgacacgtcgctCCTAATACTATAATATGTCGCCCCAGATGTTTGCACGTGGtatattattaggggcgacatgtcgcccctaatagttTACTATGTCGCCTCAAATAGTACACGTGGCATATTATCAGGGGCGacaatgtcgcccctaatactatatTCTGTCGCCCCAGATTGTACACGTAGCATATTACCAGAGGCGacaatgtcgcccctaatactactctatttatataaaaaaataataaaattaattaaataaaattttaaataattatttatcgaattatttatttaaaatttaattaattaaatataaaaatattatattaaatattcaaattagtatattaaaataacaattgtaaatattcataatacattaacataacaaatatttataaaattaaacaataattaataaaaatataaacttaGTCTCCTAAGTCAGTTGCCTCGTCCTCCTCCCTATTAtcttcttgttgttgttgttgcggTGGTTGTGATTGCTACGGTGGCGGTGGCGGCATCGGCCaaggatattggggaggtaatgtggacgatccagctccatacatgtagggatacgaTGGCTGGGAGGACGGTGGAATCGGACACGGATAAGGTGTTGTTCCGTACATATATGGAGGTACCATATGATAAGACGGCGCTGCCCCGTACATAGAAGGAAGAGTTGGAGCTGGAGGATGAGAAGACGAAGCCCTAGAAGTATTGTAACTATCAGGCACATGCGGCATCTGAACGTTTGGTGGACGAAATGAAGGTACAAAATATTGAGTTAAGAAATTAACTTGATCAGTCAATTTCTGTAAATTATTCTCCAGattttctatatattctcttgaatgatgaggaggaacttgagactcgctgaagtgagagtgttgggtagatgatgacctcgaccccgaccccgaccccgaccccgaccccgaccccgaccccttCAATTTGCGGCCCACTCCTCGCTCATGTCCACGCCTTTGACCTAATACTTTTTGTAGCACCTCCTCCTGGTCAACTGATGACGGActatcattattagaagcatcagtggatgtttgctgagttcgtaactcaaaatcagccttcagtttttcctgttttcaaaaaatgttagacactaacattaaatataactctattaatattaaaaaatataattcaaacttacataatcttggcgaGCATCATCGTTCACGAAATCATTTTTTGATTTCTTCCAATGATAATCCTTCCATGACTCAATGAGGTCCGGGTTCGTCTAAAAAATATAACCaaaatgttagagaacatataatttaaaataacataattttgataatattttatcttttacttACTTTTTCAAAACGGACGGCTGCCAGCGATTTTGTACCCTGTGTTGTAGAATACTTTTGTTTCTTCCGATTTTCCTTATTCTTTATGGAGCGCGCAATAAATTGTGgacttgtaaataactgacaAATCTGCTTCCACTCCTCCTTGTTAACATCATTGGTTGGGTTGTTTAGAACCTTATCCCAATCCTCCGGtccattgtagtatttctcaaagTGTTCGTGTCTTAGTGTTTTCCTATTGCGGTATCGGTCTTTCATCTCTCGATCGATACCATTTAAACACTTTAAGAAATCCTCGCGGCCCGCTATTTGATAATAGTACtaaattgaaaattaaacatattaataatatatgtactatattaaagacaaattttaaaaaaatatatttaatactatTTTTACCTGAATTATGGCAAGGACCTGATCCTTGTATTGTTGAGGCACTAATTCCCATGAACCGTAATGTTCGGGAACTTTCGTTTTAATTTGGGTTCCCACAAGGCGGACAAAAGCAGCGTGCTCGCTCCCAACAACCTTGTACGTTCGTGGGCAAAACGTTACTTCCAGTGGTTTTCCATTTTTACGCCGCCTCTCCTCTAGATCTTTTCCAATAGCTGCGCCATGACCCTTTCTCTTAATTGGGAttcctgtatttttttttattaataatacatagaatattagtatatacatgataaacatatgtgtaaataaaataacaaaaaaattacctgAGTCGCATGTagtcgggatcctagtaggatccggtggaggatcaccgccagcgtctccaccgtgagctctagccacatctgctgacatctactaacacgacagtaatttaacctatctattttaatatttaattattatttataattaatttattgagtattatttcaattgattaggtaatttgaaacatgctatttggaaacgaactttttatttctcaatatgtataatacattgaacactagatacaaaactaagtagaatagtcactatcctcactaattacatcaacatctatcgggcacacatcatcagtattatcatcactaaggtcgacaattaattcatcctcatcttctgcttcttctacactgtctgccatatcatcttcattgtcattaataaatccatcatcttcttgaacaactaaagaaggtcgatgggccgtgttgacttgagtcgctggtacatcagattgctgaacaaccaactctccgagatccacagtcaaaacaaaattcgatgagttggtgtcatgtacaacatcaacatcagcaatcatatctgaagcatctggaaagtcccaaacttgccgatgattcacttcttggacaactttccaatctcgtcctctaacgagatcatcgatgtagaatacttgttttgcttgactagctagtatgaacggttcatctttataccattcaccgctaacattgatactagtaatattatttacagtgatggttttcttttttttcggatctgtattgaaccatttacatcgaaataATACCACCGAATAAGAACCAGTAAAAGACAACtggagtatttcttcaagttgcccgtaatagttaaaaccttctgttccagCAACACACACTCCACTGTTTTGTGTAATTCGATTCTGATCTCGATTGTATGAGACAAATCGAACTCCGTTCACTATACATGCTTAGTAGGAGTAAGCCAatagatctgacccagatgctaaagctagtaattcatcagcatgctctaatgacccaagttggtgcaagtcatatatctaataataaagaaatatattagaatgagaatgtaatttgtagtatgcaatttgctaagtacaagttaccttcttatgaaaccatgaacGAAACTCTTTCTTATGTATCAATTTATGATTGGCAGCCATATCTCTTTGTTGCACCTCAGTTAGGTGTTccctgttaattaattaacaatgtcAATATTGTTAATTAAGGAGTACATTGAACAAagaataaaatgaatattaattatgtacttactctaaatacacttcagtttctggagaattatccaatatgaaccactcagctttgaaattatttatctaattttttaattactaaatttgttaatattaaattaaattaaaattttgtaatttattttgaaattatttatctaactgttaaattatttttaaattatttatctaattatttaatttatttttaaattactaaatttgttactattaaataaaattataattttttaattcatttatctaaaattttaatttattttgaaattatttatctaatttttaaatttattttttaattactaaatttgttaatattaaattaaattataaatttgtaatttattttgaaattatttatctgacttttaatttatttttaaattactaaatttgttaatattaaattataatttttcactttatttttaaattattaatattaaattaaattatttatctaatgttttaatttattttgttaattctaagtattcaatgttttatttattatattattatttatttagtactctaactctaccaaaatttcggcagcataacatttctattataacatatcccaaaaatttaaaaccctacaaaaaacactcaaaaaattcccagaacattcacaatatacatattattaatcaaatttaaatactaAAACATGCTACaattttatacacatatataaatatatcactaaACACATCTTACTTTGTACAcacattcacatattaattaaaataataacataattaaaaaataaataccttgATGCCACAAATTTATCAATACTCTAGTGACCAAATTTCCAATAGAtactccttcaatttctacacaaaatcaacccaaaaaattaaatttaaacaaacATAAACCTTGACTGAGTAAAAGTACAAAATTAAACTAATAGACATCTATAATTTATGCTCAGTATAAAATACACAAAACCTTgattgagtatatatatatatatttatatataaatacacaATTATAAGCCAACAGATAATTGAAAAATAATGAAAAGGAACACAACAGATTTGTTTCACTATCAATGGCACAAGTTACAATCACTAATAATTGTCGGTACACCAACATTCCTCTGTTATAAGTTTTCGTATCAACACTTCAAAAGTAGAGTAATCTTTGAAGTCCCTTAGCAAATAAAACCCCTTCTCACCTTGACCTCTCTTCTCTCTCACCTTACAACTCAGCAACTGTCAATACATGTGTTACAGAAAAATACTTTCTAAAAAAAGTTAGTGCACATTTTAGTAagtattagtatatatatatatatatatatatataaagaacctAAATAACTAATATAATGGTCTTGGAATCTTGAGTGATCCACTACGTGACTTGTGTTTGTGCCATCTAATTGGTTTATATGAGGTCTGACTCAACAACAAATTCCACTTGACAATTCATATaaactagaagaagaagaaaagcttCTCAAAGATCCTTGCTCAAACTTTACTCTACAATCATCCTTTTTCAATCGATACTTAGTAATTTCAGGATGTTGAAACTTACTAAGTGTTAGAACTTTGGTTCCCATATCAGCTGGATTCTCTTTACTTGGAATTTTCTCTATTTTGATTCAATTGCTAAAGCTCACAAAAGTAATATGGGAATACTACTAAACCATATTAAAGCAATTGAAGGAATATATTTTGATTCAAGGACTTTTAGAAGAGCTTTAGCAATGTATATACTTTACTCTATTTTGATTCACTATCAATGGAAGGAATTGGTTTTACCTCAGGTTCATTTTTCAATGATATATCACAAAAGGCAATCAACAGAAAAGACCAATAAAAGAATCAGACCCTTCAACAAAGCTACAAAAACTCACTACTAGACATCTGTAATTTATGCTCAGTATAAAATTCACAAAACCTTGACTGAGTAAAAGTATCTTTTctttgatcaaaaaaaaaaaaaaaaaagtatcaaATGCTAAAACAAGAAAAATTCCAAAATTAGGAATAGCTAAAATTAAGGCATATTTGAATCTTTCAACTCAATAGTCCAGCAAAATAAATCAGAGATAAATGCAAATATCAAAGGCCCTTTAGTATATATAGCAAGTCTCAACAAATAATCCAGACCCATTCTCTGACAGACTAGACAAACACAAAGGAAGGCAGCGATGAACTTTCCTTCTTCAATATGCATATAGCCGATGATTCAAAAAATTCTTAGAACAGAATATGTACACGGTAGCTCAAATATCTAAAGACTTGAAGACTAGATTAAAAGGGGAAGAATAAAAAAGATCTTCAGGCTGAATGATTGAAATACCAGACCCCAAACCGAAAGAAGcataaaacccagaaaaatcattCCTTGACTTTCCCTCAATTCTCTCAGCAGCCAAACAGAAGACAATCAATCTTccaaataaacaaatatatacatatatataagaaaataaagaaaacaaaccAAAAAAATGATCACAGAGAAAGCTCAAATGTTTATAATAGCTAGAGAAACCAAAACCGTTACTTGCATTTCCATGTGTATTCTTTTCCTCTCTTCTCAAAACCAAAACCTCAAAACTCATAACTCAAACAAAAACTTGGGTGGGTTTCGGGTTACCTGTGTTTCGGCAGAGAGAGCAACTCGTAGCCAAGAGGGTGTCGTCGACCGTTTGGAGAGAGAGTCGAGAGGGAGTCGCAGACCGTCGGCGTTAGGGAGAGAGACCCGAGAGTGAGCAGACCCGTCGGTGATCGAAGGTGAAGCTGAGAATGGCCAAGATCGTCAAAGTACGAGGCTGGCAACCTGAGAACGCCGACTGTTGTCGAAGTCGATGGCTGGCGAACTGAGAACGCCTACTAAGAACGCCAAGATCGTCGAAGTCGGAGGCTGGCGGACTGGAGACGATGCAGAGAGCGAAGAGAAGCTGGGGAAATAATCTCCTCTTCGATTTTGGAACGAAGATGCAGAGATCTCAAACTGAAAAATGCAAAAAACGAAACGAGGAGAGTGGAGgagattaacgatttagggttttatttcttttttattaaatactgaaatataataataacaatGAAATGGAAAAAATATCCCTACAACCATTttccatttattttatattacGGTGCATCAGCGAGACCCCTGTGAATAATTACTGAAAGGGGTAAATAGAGTCAAGGCATACTCTAATAATTTTCTCTAACCATGGGGAAGTTGGATAAACACgatagaattaatttattttttactctTTGATAAAGAATGAATTCCATACCAAAGAGTGAGGGACAAACTGTAGTGGGAAAAATCAGTGACCTTAATAAAAAAGAATCCAACAAGCAATCACTCAGCCCAATGAGCTAGCCTAATTAGCCAACAAGGCCCAAACTCATGTAAGTGGGCTCGCGTATACAATGTATCATCCAAACGCCCAAAACAATACCCGAACATGAACCTGGATACGCTCAGTCAGTCAGGGGccttgaaacagtcaaggctccCATCACATTCGCCAAGAATATTTCGGAAAGAAACCACTTGGAGCGAGCACAACTTTTTCTTAGTTCAAGAGTAGTAGCTGGTTACGATtttgaaaacaaaagaaaaaagtttTCCCAAACTTGTAACCTGTTACCAGTTTTAAAACTTGTAACCTGCTACAAGTTTTAAACTTGAAAAGGTTGTAACCGGTTATAATTTATCTCATTGCTGGTTAcctgaataaaattttgaaaaaaaggacaatttcatattcaaattctcaactaataaattaattgttggtctcaatttttttaatagaattgtaGATCGACTAATATTGATCTTGAGTAGCATAAAATCAATCGAAATTGTGAATGAAAGTTTACAATATGTGGGAATGTGGAAAATTTTGAAACTTAATTGCCAACAAATAAGAGTATAAATCCTgtaaattttttggtagaaaaagATAGTGATCGAGGTAGAATGGCATatgaaattatattattacattaattatctctttaattaaaattttaagattatggagtagttttctttatagttaagggttatttcaaaaccctagacatgatatcttgaatgcattgatgaattttatttttttttattccctgatattaaattgcttctatctttctatttgaatgtcatggatcttgtaaaatcttgtttagatggccactaattaaggttttgcattgttctactatcatcttaggatttctattcacctaatagtttaggattctaagtaaagtgataaattgcaattaaggtattgtgacgggtattctaattgtgatgagaaatagaacctaggttaaatgaattgcatacttaatgaatttgttgcctagattaacctgtttcaacaaagtgtaatgcttttactaggttaaatagattgcatgcttaatgaccaggtaccatgacgcctgattcattttattcatatcagattttttttagacctaggtgtaaccagttacaatagcgattaatttagattcttttgtttagatttgattttgttttcacacttGACTAAGCAAccaggtaccatagcaattggttattttttttagatttgattttttttttcttaagttttttttttcgaattgtaaataatattatattttaaaaaaaatacaatataaggtaattaataaataataattagtatacttaaaaaaaacatatcaagAAAATAGCATGGTAGGTCCGTTTATAAAACCGACCTACTAAGTACCTACTAAGTTGCATAATAGGTCGGTTCTATCATTGATGATTTCTTgtcataacataaattttttatgACTATATGTCGTTTTTAATCTTAACAAATAATTATTTGTGACTGAAAGTATTATACAGTAACAATTTTTCCTTGAGCAAAAATATATTTAGTcacaataaattattatttttgttgctaATACTTTTAGCTACGgacttttaaatatatttttagtcacaaattttatTGTAATCATGGAAACAATATTATTTATAGTTAAATCTTGGATCTgaatttttttcttccaaaatatGTAAGATCCTATCACAATTACTTTATTACAACGATAAAAGTAGTAATTAGTTACAACTTTTTCTTAGTTCAAGAGTAGTAGCTGGTTACGATTttgaaaccaaaagaaaaaagttTTCCCAAACTTGTAACCTGTTACCAGTTTTAAACTTGTAACTGTTACCAGTTTTAAACTTGTAAACTGTTACCAGTTTTAAACTTGTAACTGTTACCAGTTTTAAACTTGTAACTGTTACCAGTTTTAAACTTGTAACTGTTACCAGTTTTAAACTTGTAACCTGTTACAAGTTTTATACTTGAAAAAGTTGTAACCGGTTATAATTTATCTCATTGCTGGTTAcctgaataaaattttgaaaaaaaggaCAATTTCATATTCAAATTCTCAACTCATAAATCAATTGTTGGTctcaatttttttaatagaattgtaGATCGACTAATATTGATCTTGAGTAGCATAAAATCAATCGAAATTGTGAATGAAAGTTTACAATATGTGGGAATGTGAAAAATTTTGAAACTTAATTGCCAACAAATAAGAGTATAAATCCTgtaaattttttggtagaaaaagATAGTGATCGAGGTAGAATGACATatgaaattatattattacattaattatctctttaattaaaattttaagatgGCATATATGTAAGTTtcactataaataatattgtttccataattacaataaaaattgtgactaaaaatatatttaaaagtcCGTAGCTAAAAGTATtagcaacaaaaataataatttattgtgACTACATATATTTTTGCTCAAGGACAAATTGTTACTGTATAATACTTTCAGTCACAAATAATTATTTGTTAAGATTAAAAACGACATATAGTCATAAAAATTTTATGTTATGACAAGAAATCATCAATGATAATTTATGTTATGCATGGCAGGTCGGTTCCTTAAAAACCGACCTGCCATGCTTCTCTTTGACTAACATGATAGGTCGGTTCCCTGAATACCGacttatgaatatatattaagTCGGTTTCTGCAAAACTGACCTACCATGACCGATGCCTGATGTCTAGATTGTAGTAGTGATTGGTCGCGGCCAACATGATCTCTTGGCCGCGACCTCCGCGCGAACATGACCCAGAATATGACCCGTGGCCGCGGCCGTGCGacaaatttttctttaaaatttaaattttaaatgtaattattggaggctataaaagggattagggttaacttttatcataactttggattgcgatttttagaggctagagcagcagaggaggaggaaaaaacatcatcatctatattcttcaatctagtttttcattcttctcaaaacacttttattttcattgaatatttatgtttatgaatatgaaataTGATTATGGaatagttttctttatagttaaggATTATTTCAAAACCATAGACATgatatcttgaatgcattgatgaattttattttttttatacccttatattaaattgcttctatttttctatttgaatgtcatggatcttgtaaaatcttatttagatggccactaattaaggttttgcattgttctactatcatcttaggatttctattcacctaatagtttaggattctaagtaaagtgataaattgcaattaaggtattgtgacgaGTATTCAAATTGTGATaagaaatagaacctaggttaaatgaattgcatgcttaatgaatttgttgcctagattaacctgtttccacaaagtgtaatgagtttattgctgggtaaaaagggttaattaagagcacttagctttaattaattatattaggcaaattgtgataattgactgcttaagtgttatctgcggggttaatagtttaattgggaatagggaatattattcatcattgttgatagattgattgttgaaggtggagagtaattcttgactatttctttaatatcgttatatccttagttattcaatcattgatatttatttcattttatgtttttagctattaaaactaaaacccctttttaattttAATCTAGTATTAGCATTGGTCTAGAATTAACTGTTGGCGTTggagtcaatagcgacacattttaactgtcggcattggtctcgaattaactgtcggcgttggggtcaatagcgacagtcaaaagcaacggtgacagttattagctgtcggcgttggtctctatgcctacagtttttaactgtcggcgtagagtcacACTAAGCAACTACGACAGTCAACAAAGTTGACTGTcatggttgggtgtcgggaaagcccagttttgtagtagtgagtgaGAGTGAGGGTGCGGGGAAAGTGGCGGTGCGGCTACAATCAGCtggctgagatcgagagtgagggtAAGGGTGCAGCGACGGTGGCGgtgaggctgagatcgagagtgagggtGCAGCGGCGACGGTGGCGAtgaggctgagatcgagagtgagggtgagggtgcagcGGCGGTGCGGCGGCTGAGATCAAGagtgagagtgagggtgaggtCTGCGACAATAAATAAATCGAAACTATAAGgcaaagaggaaaatgagggtctATGGCTGTGTAATTAGGTTTTATGCAGTGGAGGAGAATGATAAAATGTATCAGGGGCGATATTCTATAATAATTTTAACAAGTggcaaaaattttaaaatatcaggggcgactgagatcaatatcaggggcgactaatgatgcGTCGCCCCTGATTCTagagtattaggggcgacatatagtcacccctaataattttcacaatttCAAAACATCAGGGGCGATtcataccaatatcaggggcgactaatgatgtgtcgcccctgattatagactattaggggcgacatatagtcgcccctaataattttcacaattgggaaaaatttcaaaatatcaggggcgactcagACCAATATCAGGgcgcgactaatgatgtgtcgcccctaatattctagaatCAGGGGCGACAtgtagtcgcccctaataattttcagaAGTAGCAAAAATTTCAAAACATTAGGGGCGACTCttaccaatatcaggggcgactaatgatgtgtcgcccctaatattctagaatcaggggcgacatatagtcgcccctaataatttttacATGTAACAAAAATTTCAAAACATCAGGGGCGACTCttaccaatatcaggggcgacaaatgatgtgtcgcccctgattcttgaatattaggggcgacatatagtcgcccctaataattttcacaaatctcaaaacatcaggggcgactcataccaatatcaggggcgactaatgatgtgtcgcccctgatactataatattaggggcgacgtgtcgcccctaataattttcacaaatggCGAAAATCtctcaacatcaggggcgactaatgatgtgtcacccctgatttttagaatattaggggcgacatatagTTGCCCCTAATAGAGTCGCCTCTAAAAccaatttttcttgtagtgttgggGACATGTGATCTCAGCTGAGCAATCACTCTCCAAATGACAACTCATCAACTCAGGTCCCCAATGAAATTCAATCACGACTAAAgcatttttgtatgtgtggaaATGTAATTCCCACAAAAGCCAATCAACACTTGAGTTTTGATTAGCTTGTTAAGAAAAAAATCATTTATGAATCAACAGTTCAAGATTATTGTGCAAAACTAGCCACGGGCTACATTAGATTACGATGTCCAATTAACATATAAAGTTtcaagaaaaatattaaaaattggactcatatgtatgtttttttcttcaattttaggAGGAACACTTACAAATTCAAGCAAAGAGAGAGACTGACACAAGTCTCACTTGGGCTGAAGTGAACAACATGCCTTATACCGCTAAAGTAAGTTTTAATGAgaatattttattcacaaattttcactaatatatatttatgaaattaattGTACCAATTATACTTTTGTTATTACCAAATTGTTTTACACATGAGAGATTTTATTCACAATTAATAATGTAATGAATTCGAAGGTGACACTTTTTTGGTGACATTATAATTTTCTAAATTCTTGGAATATTActgagttttttaaaaaaaaaaaatatatctaaataaaACTCTGGGTTTAGAGAGAAACTCTGGGAAACACTTTTGAGTGAATTGTATGGGAAGTGAGAGAGAGTTTTAGTTCTTGAATTTGAGTTTAACATAATAAGAAAATCAATGTGTAACATAATAATTTCTA
The Humulus lupulus chromosome 6, drHumLupu1.1, whole genome shotgun sequence DNA segment above includes these coding regions:
- the LOC133784693 gene encoding uncharacterized protein LOC133784693, which codes for MGTKVLTLSKFQHPEITKYRLKKDDCRVKFEQGSLRSFSSSSSLYELSKIEGVSIGNLVTRVLINLWHQGIPIKRKGHGAAIGKDLEERRRKNGKPLEVTFCPRTYKVVGSEHAAFVRLVGTQIKTKVPEHYGSWELVPQQYKDQVLAIIQYYYQIAGREDFLKCLNGIDREMKDRYRNRKTLRHEHFEKYYNGPEDWDKVLNNPTNDVNKEEWKQICQLFTSPQFIARSIKNKENRKKQKYSTTQGTKSLAAVRFEKTNPDLIESWKDYHWKKSKNDFVNDDARQDYEKLKADFELRTQQTSTDASNNDSPSSVDQEEVLQKVLGQRRGHERGVGRKLKGSGSGSGSGSGSGSRSSSTQHSHFSESQVPPHHSREYIENLENNLQKLTDQVNFLTQYFVPSFRPPNVQMPHVPDSYNTSRASSSHPPAPTLPSMYGAAPSYHMSSIRGDIVASGNMLRVQSGATEYSIRGDIVAPDNMPRVLFEAT